From Plasmodium brasilianum strain Bolivian I chromosome 5, whole genome shotgun sequence, the proteins below share one genomic window:
- a CDS encoding serine/threonine protein kinase RIO2, translated as MKLDISCFCFLSRNEYRVLTAIEMGMRNHEYLPVSLIASIANLRKEGITSVLKKLLKNKLISHENRTYDGYKLTYLGYDFLALRAFLNRGILKSVGNQIGVGKESDIYICKDINDNLLCLKIHRLGRISFRTIKNNRDYYGKKKFRNWLYLSKIAATKEYTYLKALYENNFPVPKPYDLNRHMILMSYINGYPLSHVKISNPFKVIDFLINTIIKFAKADIIHGDFNEFNILIDDDENITIIDFPQIVSLHHENGKTYFERDVKCVINHFFRKYKIKIEDYPLYEDVIGLTNHKIVSEEVNVSVNEDDMLLQILQNDKSYSCSSYSEGNANCFVQYEDGYSSLGSVEEEEVQEEEEKEKEEEGEDEDEIRKDKERNPEKYGSGKSQTDEGDKTNGEDKTTEEYDISWKDYLDKLHIARTMKKEVDKLGENNTPSFHSPQISEGDFKDAYECTNDKEEENIKIEKREDNIDEDFSKGSCESQEKVFELTTEERGIPEQMKKAKGDYTQEVEKVPTEKRTCEVDEGSYERGDSCDDDKCYYGKCENDICQANDIHIIDEVDKGEEQNDEKINKFVQEEEGSKTKEQISQTEDYDERSSYSDNISLSTNDCDESSITEYSSCDSHNSLSEDTTKKLSDTWKPHIKKYTKEYVKSKLKYMHRKKKSREKYKENLKTKNKKKVMEKIKNYL; from the coding sequence ATGAAGCTAGATATATCGTGCTTCTGCTTTCTGTCGAGAAATGAGTACCGAGTATTGACAGCGATTGAAATGGGCATGCGAAATCATGAATATTTGCCCGTATCATTAATAGCAAGCATAGCAAATTTAAGGAAAGAAGGTATAACATCTGTtctgaaaaaattattaaaaaataaattgataaGTCATGAAAATAGAACATATGATGGGTataaattaacatatttaGGATACGATTTTTTGGCCTTACGTGCTTTTCTAAATAGaggaattttaaaaagtgtaGGGAATCAAATAGGAGTAGGAAAAGAAtcggatatatatatatgtaaagatataaatgataatttattatgtCTGAAAATACATAGGTTAGGTAGAATATCTTTtagaacaataaaaaataatagagattattatgggaaaaaaaaatttagaaattgGTTGTACTTATCAAAAATTGCAGCAACAaaagaatatacatatttaaaagcattatatgaaaataattttcctgTACCTAAACCATATGATCTAAATCGGCACATGATTTTGatgtcatatataaatggttATCCCTTATCACATGTTAAGATAAGTAATCCTTTTAAAGTTAtagattttttaataaatacaataataaaatttgctAAAGCAGATATTATTCATGGAGATTTTAATgagtttaatattttaattgatgatgatgaaaatataacGATTATTGATTTCCCTCAAATTGTTTCCTTACATCATGAGAATGGAAAAACATATTTCGAACGAGATGTTAAATGTGTTATAAATCACTTTTTTcggaaatataaaattaaaattgaagATTACCCTTTATATGAAGATGTCATAGGACTAACTAATCATAAAATTGTTTCGGAAGAAGTAAATGTTTCGGTTAATGAGGATGATATGCTTTTACAAATTTTGCAGAATGATAAGTCGTACTCTTGCTCTAGTTACTCGGAGGGGAATGCAAACTGTTTTGTGCAGTACGAGGATGGGTACTCGTCACTTGGCAGTGTTGAAGAGGAGGAAGTAcaggaagaggaagaaaaagaaaaagaagaagagggAGAAGATGAAGACGAAATAAGGAAAGATAAAGAAAGGAACCCCGAAAAGTATGGAAGTGGGAAAAGTCAAACAGACGAAGGAGACAAAACAAATGGGGAAGATAAAACCACCGAGGAATATGATATAAGCTGGAAAGACTACCTGGACAAACTTCATATAGCACGTACAATGAAAAAGGAAGTTGATAAATTAGGAGAGAATAACACTCCTTCATTTCATTCCCCTCAAATATCAGAAGGTGATTTTAAGGACGCGTACGAATGTACGAATGATAAGGAAGaggaaaacataaaaatagaaaagagAGAGGATAATATAGATGAAGATTTTTCTAAAGGTTCTTGTGAAAGTCAAGAAAAAGTTTTCGAGTTAACAACTGAAGAGAGGGGCATACCAGAGCAAATGAAAAAGGCAAAGGGAGATTATACTCAGGAAGTTGAAAAGGTACCAACTGAGAAAAGAACATGTGAAGTTGATGAGGGAAGTTACGAACGGGGTGACAGTTGTGATGATGACAAATGCTACTATGGCAAATGTGAGAATGATATTTGCCAAGCTAATGACATCCATATCATCGATGAAGTCGATAAGGGGGAGGAGCAAAACGATGAAAAGATAAACAAATTTGTCCAAGAGGAAGAAGGGAGCAAAACGAAAGAGCAGATTAGCCAAACGGAAGACTATGACGAAAGGAGTTCCTATAGCGATAATATTAGTTTAAGCACAAACGATTGTGACGAGAGTAGCATAACGGAATATTCAAGCTGCGATTCGCACAACAGCCTTTCTGAAGATACAACAAAAAAACTGTCCGATACATGGAAACCGCacataaagaaatatacaaAGGAGTACGTAAAAAGTAAACTGAAATATATgcacagaaaaaaaaagagcagaGAAAAGTACaaggaaaatttaaaaacgaagaataaaaaaaaagtgatggagaaaattaaaaattacttataa
- a CDS encoding hypothetical protein (conserved Plasmodium protein) encodes MDVIKKDNEKRESTSCKHMVAGERETDVLIVGTSTGGLLLSLDLLRKNVKHLIISSCEEKLEEEKTNEQYLLYPRTLEMLQDLNILSEVLINSLKLTGISLYIENKLVHKTSKSFFQNFNVTIPYMLSINKIVLNNILRKYIKQFHFLVEDYTILRGINKNCNNRENKKLFNDTKEYGYKNRNNIIIKPQKMNKEISSKYGEKRISRKTNSNEPYKNKKEKRRNVRKLYTLPSLLKSRQSENTGISRRRPCNSKCSSRTHSSTQSSTQSSIRSSIRSNTRGKDKMSNNLRKKEYLLNHNKKENNKNGSFCTSFTYKTESSSNMSTSSATSYSTNTISSLSNETEPISFYPSCFINSGSSTNYKNSLNDYKHRISDSSFPTTSQGVTTKIKLPLLTNLNGGNHIRHKDEDIINDPINKSCEYSLRNGNKGDNEEFLVIQENSSINISKGKRRNLNLMTAYVRQNNFPYSRGGTKRIGSNRRRDSPSRRESLNRRDRLDGSNHVSSTNYYYHRGRNKKDVRHYSEIKSKYIVGVDGRKSSVRKFAHIKLEDKKNEKIEYISVDICAKWNNDMSHYNLSIIQSKYGFVTCFPIFVDITNINEKNFYCKDKQIKKIIKKIKMECNLRKKEKYINLLKKKNKLKIAQTSQFFSLSNTDKDNSNVSLRNETASQNADHRYNEGEKYAHLCNSKQINIFHKNYINHNIQKGNKRIHMDNISVDNINEVDHHDNSKNYVNDISSQKKEQKNIIYQEILDYYSKNRNSSTSSGEHKRREKKNLQISTYATSSLLFLKKEVPANIDNPHSYKNDVVTPNTCTYDIADTTMPFEKKNYAFEEIPKYEKHMKNSIKLRSSSEGNYPDVFDTKVKGRIFLFQKMDHVGREASLKESVSLLGTVAGASSEQPLDKCSCRGEPQGFVAARSIGGVGNTIYKFNNNVGNSSHSCIPYSKEAFTNGGIDGDDNPNANEIILLNNNMNEECNDYNNDIFSMKEENIDMQRKGNKNRRFPTNNSFNTDKETPLKVTNSRYNIGNIDGYRIVRKENGHDGTDNSFTDAVSNNSREGIDHGSMFFMGKGSYNWHLTICRRGGGKTLNKCLYHIKRSKKVTYEEVIDIIKNVFPSIELYYLYNLKVGRHKDKICKNYYRNSIILAGESNCFYNPLFNISINLTIHDVYNIGWKLNYLINHNSSSLLLESYDKERKFISEKVLSWNSKIFNFFFFIFNCNGNTTCNCNCNCNYNYIYYILSFLNCCTCPFANFSSIHNFFEKFYLKTFMLQNNYYGQIVANSSVKMCSTSFICSDRAKNCILKYIYSNNNYEEKSVCLYDYLRDQVHTLILCINISEVRSTPYVNFKSFKKRNRKYGREYYLGNYKGYEWTYDKASLDKLIKIRSLTYRTMMKTPNKYSVQIIWVLCNNSKNEFIQSNTKLFPLKSSSSFTRLNINFYNVPNQLLNNIKAPRIKRQHILYDFLNDFQKQFNIKLNLPNNLIESHNFKSAMYIFIRPDLHITHMNYVNDDKQIVSFLDFLYKFYG; translated from the coding sequence ATGGatgtaattaaaaaggataaCGAAAAAAGGGAAAGTACGTCCTGTAAGCATATGGTAGCAGGAGAGAGAGAAACAGACGTGCTCATTGTAGGAACAAGCACAGGTGGACTACTGTTGTCATTAGACttgttaagaaaaaatgtaaaacatttaataataagCTCATGtgaagaaaaattagaagAAGAGAAAACTAATGAACAGTATTTACTATACCCTAGGACACTTGAAATGTTGCAAGATTTAAATATCCTATCGGAGGTTCTAATCAATAGTTTAAAATTAACTGGTATCagtttatatatagaaaataaattagtacACAAAACAAGTAAATCAttctttcaaaattttaatgtCACTATACCATATATGTTGagtattaacaaaatagttctaaataatattttgagaAAATACATAAAGCAATTCCATTTTTTAGTAGAGGATTATACTATACTGCGGGGTATCAACAAAAATTGCAATAAtagggaaaataaaaaattatttaatgataCTAAGGAATATggatataaaaataggaacaacattataataaaaccacagaaaatgaataaagaaatatCGTCAAAATATGGTGAGAAAAGAATATCGAGGAAGACTAATTCTAATGAAccttacaaaaataaaaaggaaaaaagaagaaatgtGAGGAAATTATATACCTTGCCATCTCTCTTGAAAAGTAGGCAAAGCGAGAATACAGGTATAAGCAGAAGAAGACCCTGCAATAGTAAATGCAGTAGTCGCACACATAGTAGCACACAAAGTAGCACACAAAGTAGCATACGAAGTAGCATACGAAGTAACACACGTGGGAAGGACAAAATGAGCAATAAtttgagaaaaaaagaatatctcttaaatcataataaaaaggaaaataataaaaatggtaGCTTTTGTACAAGTTTCACTTATAAAACTGAAAGCAGCTCGAACATGAGCACAAGTTCAGCCACTTCATATAGTACTAATACCATTTCTAGTTTGTCAAATGAAACAGAACCAATATCCTTTTACCCTAGTTGTTTCATTAATTCCGGAAGTAGtactaattataaaaattccCTCAACGATTATAAGCATAGAATATCGGATAGTTCATTTCCAACTACATCTCAAGGAGTCACAACGAAGATAAAGCTACCCTTATTAACAAACCTAAATGGGGGAAATCATATCCGTCATAAGGATgaagatataataaatgatcCTATTAATAAAAGCTGTGAATACAGTCTACGCAATGGAAACAAGGGAGATAACGAAGAGTTTCTAGTTATACAAGAGAACAgtagtataaatataagtaagGGGAAAAGAAGGAATCTAAATCTAATGACAGCCTATGTAAGGCAAAATAACTTTCCATACAGCAGGGGTGGTACCAAGAGAATTGGTAGCAACAGAAGACGTGATAGTCCCAGCAGAAGGGAAAGCCTCAATAGAAGGGATCGCCTCGACGGAAGTAATCATGTCAGCAGTACCAACTACTACTACCACAGGGGACGGAACAAGAAAGATGTGCGGCACTACTCCGAGATTAAAAGCAAATATATTGTAGGTGTTGACGGGAGGAAGTCGAGTGTCCGAAAATTCGCACATATAAAATTggaggataaaaaaaatgaaaagatagAATATATTTCTGTAGATATATGCGCAAAATGGAACAATGACATGAGTCACTATAACTTATCTATAATTCAATCGAAGTACGGTTTTGTTACTTGCTTCCCCATATTTGTAGATATTACTAATATAAATGAGAAGAACTTTTACTGTAAggataaacaaattaaaaaaatcataaaaaaaattaagatggAATGTAatctaagaaaaaaagaaaagtacatcaaccttttaaaaaaaaaaaataaattaaaaattgcaCAAACGTCCCAGTTTTTTAGCTTATCTAACACGGACAAAGACAACTCAAACGTGTCATTGAGAAATGAAACAGCCAGCCAAAACGCTGATCACAGATACAATGAGGGGGAAAAATATGCGCACCTCTGTAATAGCAAAcagataaatatttttcataaaaactATATTAACCATAACATTCAAAAGGGAAACAAACGCATCCACATGGATAATATAAGTGTAGACAATATAAACGAAGTAGACCACCATGACAATTCAAAAAACTACGTAAATGATATATCTTCTCAAaagaaagaacaaaaaaatattatttatcaaGAAATTTTAGACtattatagtaaaaatagaaacaGTAGTACTTCCTCTGGTGAACATAAgagaagggaaaaaaaaaatttacaaatatcaACATATGCCACCagttcattattatttttaaaaaaagaagttcCAGCCAATATAGACAACCCACattcttataaaaatgatgtgGTAACCCCtaacacatgtacatatgacATAGCCGACACAACAATGCcttttgaaaagaaaaattacgCATTTGAGGAAATtccaaaatatgaaaaacaCATGAAGAATTCAATAAAATTGAGAAGTAGTTCAGAAGGGAACTACCCTGATGTATTTGATACTAAGGTGAAAGgcagaatatttttatttcaaaaaatggaCCATGTAGGGAGAGAGGCTTCATTGAAGGAAAGTGTATCTTTGTTAGGTACTGTTGCGGGAGCTTCTTCTGAACAGCCCCTTGACAAATGCAGCTGCAGGGGGGAGCCACAAGGTTTTGTTGCTGCTCGTAGTATTGGGGGTGTTGGTAATACCATCTATAAGTTCAACAACAATGTTGGTAATTCCTCTCATAGTTGCATCCCCTATTCAAAGGAAGCCTTTACAAATGGGGGGATCGACGGTGATGACAATCCCAATGccaatgaaataatattgttgaataataatatgaatgaGGAATGTAATGACTACAATAATGACATTTTCAGtatgaaagaagaaaatatagaCATGCAAAGGAaaggtaataaaaataggagGTTTCCAACGAACAATTCTTTTAACACTGATAAAGAGACCCCTTTGAAGGTGACGAACAGTAGGTACAACATAGGGAACATTGATGGATACCGAATTGTTCGGAAGGAAAATGGACATGATGGAACTGACAATAGCTTTACTGACGCCGTAAGCAACAATTCTAGAGAGGGGATTGATCATGGGTCCATGTTTTTTATGGGAAAAGGCAGTTACAACTGGCATTTGACTATATGCAGAAGGGGGGGAGGAAAAACCCTTAACAAATGCTTATATCATATAAAGAGGTCAAAAAAAGTTACTTATGAAGAGGTTattgatataattaaaaatgtatttccAAGTATTGaactatattatttgtataatttaaaagttgGTAGacataaagataaaatttgtaaaaattattatcgtAACTCGATAATATTAGCAGGGGAATCTAACTGTTTTTACAACCCACTATTCAATATAAGTATTAACTTAACTATACATGATGTTTATAATATTGGATGGaagttaaattatttaattaatcaTAATTCTTCTTCACTATTATTAGAGTCTTACGACAAAGAGAGAAAATTCATTTCAGAAAAGGTTTTATCATGGAATagcaaaatttttaacttttttttttttatttttaattgtaatgGTAATACTACTTGTAATTGTAACTGTAATTGTAattataactatatatattacatattatcctttttaaatTGTTGCACTTGTCCGTTTGctaatttttcttcaattcataacttttttgaaaaattttacttaaaaacttttatgctacagaataattattatggaCAAATTGTAGCCAATAGTTCCGTTAAGATGTGCAGTACTAGTTTCATCTGCTCAGATAGAGCAAAAAAttgcattttaaaatatatttattcaaataataattacgaAGAAAAGAGTGTGTGCCTATATGATTACCTACGTGATCAAGTCCACACactaatattatgtataaacatatcAGAGGTAAGAAGCACTCCATATGTGAATTTTAAATCGttcaaaaaaaggaacagaAAATATGGCAGGGAATATTACTTGGGGAATTACAAGGGGTATGAATGGACATATGACAAAGCATCCCTAGATAagctaataaaaataagaagttTAACCTACAGAACAATGATGAAGACTCCTAATAAATATTCTGTGCAAATTATATGGGTCTTATGTAATAACAGCAAAAACGAATTTATCCAAAGTAACACAAAATTATTCCCCTTAAAATCCTCCTCCTCCTTTACAcgtttaaatattaatttttataatgtacCTAATCAGCTActaaataacataaaagcCCCAAGAATTAAAAGGcaacatatattatacgaTTTTTTAAACGACTTTCAAAaacaatttaatataaaattaaacttGCCAAACAATTTAATAGAATCACACAATTTCAAATCTGCaatgtatattttcattcGACCCGACTTGCATATTACACACATGAATTACGTGAACGACGACAAACAAATTGTTTCCTTCCTCGActttttatacaaattttacGGTTAG